One window of Bacteroides sp. AN502(2024) genomic DNA carries:
- a CDS encoding NAD-dependent deacylase produces the protein MKNLVVLTGAGMSAESGISTFRDAGGLWDKYPVEQVATPEGYQRDPALVINFYNERRKQLSEVKPNRGHELLAELEKSFHVTVVTQNVDNLHERAGSSHIIHLHGELTKVCSSRDPYNPHYIKELRPEEYEVKIGDKAGDGTQLRPFIVWFGEAVPEIETAIRYVEKADIFVIIGTSLNVYPAAGLLHYVPRGAEVYLIDPKPVDTHTSRSIHVIQKGASEGVAELKQLLGV, from the coding sequence ATGAAGAATCTGGTAGTTTTGACGGGTGCGGGAATGAGCGCCGAGAGCGGGATTAGTACATTTCGCGATGCAGGCGGTTTGTGGGATAAATATCCGGTAGAGCAGGTAGCTACTCCTGAAGGTTATCAGCGTGACCCGGCTTTGGTGATTAATTTCTATAATGAACGTCGGAAACAGTTGTCGGAAGTAAAGCCGAACCGTGGACATGAATTGTTGGCGGAACTGGAGAAAAGCTTCCATGTGACGGTGGTGACACAGAATGTAGATAACTTGCACGAACGTGCCGGGAGTAGCCACATCATTCATCTGCATGGCGAACTGACGAAGGTGTGTTCCAGTAGAGATCCATATAATCCTCATTATATAAAAGAGTTGAGACCGGAAGAGTATGAAGTGAAAATAGGAGATAAAGCCGGCGACGGAACCCAGTTACGACCTTTTATCGTATGGTTTGGAGAAGCCGTTCCGGAAATTGAAACAGCTATCCGATATGTCGAGAAAGCGGATATTTTCGTTATTATCGGTACGTCGCTTAATGTATACCCTGCAGCGGGGTTGCTTCATTATGTACCGAGAGGAGCAGAGGTGTATCTGATTGATCCGAAACCGGTAGATACGCATACTTCCCGTTCGATACATGTAATTCAGAAGGGGGCTTCTGAAGGAGTGGCTGAATTGAAACAGTTGTTGGGAGTTTGA
- a CDS encoding glycosyltransferase family 2 protein yields the protein MHSVHPTPKFSIITVTYNAEKVLEDTIQSVIAQTYHHIEYIIVDGASKDGTLSIINRYRSRIHTVVSEPDKGLYDAMNKGVALASGDYLCFLNAGDCFHEDDTLQQMVHTINGTELPDVLYGETAIVDKERHFLRMRRLSAPETLTWKSFRQGMLVCHQAFFPRHTLVESYNLQYRFSADFDWCIRIMKKARTLHNTHLTIIDYLEEGMTTRNQKASLKERFRIMTKHYGLISTMAHHAWFVIRAIIHR from the coding sequence ATGCATAGTGTCCATCCCACTCCTAAGTTCTCTATCATTACGGTAACGTACAATGCTGAAAAGGTATTGGAAGACACCATTCAAAGTGTTATCGCACAAACCTATCATCATATAGAATACATTATCGTGGACGGAGCTTCCAAGGATGGGACCCTCTCTATTATCAACCGGTACCGCTCACGCATACATACCGTCGTCAGTGAACCGGACAAAGGACTGTATGACGCCATGAACAAAGGAGTCGCCCTTGCCAGCGGTGATTATCTCTGCTTCCTGAATGCAGGCGACTGTTTTCATGAAGACGACACTCTACAACAAATGGTGCACACCATTAACGGCACCGAACTGCCCGATGTACTTTACGGAGAAACCGCTATCGTAGACAAGGAGAGGCATTTCCTGCGGATGCGCAGATTGTCCGCCCCCGAAACGCTCACCTGGAAAAGTTTTAGACAGGGAATGTTAGTCTGCCACCAGGCATTCTTCCCCCGCCACACACTTGTAGAATCATATAATCTGCAATATCGTTTTTCTGCAGATTTCGACTGGTGCATCCGCATCATGAAGAAAGCACGTACTTTGCACAATACCCACCTGACAATCATCGACTATCTGGAGGAAGGAATGACTACCCGGAATCAGAAAGCATCCCTCAAAGAAAGATTTCGGATCATGACAAAGCACTACGGGCTGATTAGCACCATGGCGCATCATGCATGGTTTGTGATCCGTGCTATTATCCACCGGTAA